From a single Pelmatolapia mariae isolate MD_Pm_ZW linkage group LG20, Pm_UMD_F_2, whole genome shotgun sequence genomic region:
- the LOC134618921 gene encoding prickle-like protein 2 — translation MSLEMEKTITKLMYDFQRNSTSDDDSGCALEEYAWVPPGLSPEQVHQYYNCLPEEKVPYINSPGEKYRIKQLLHQLPPHDNEVRYCNALDEEEKRELKLFSNQRKKDNLGRGNVRPFPLTINGAACDKCGGQINGGDIVVFAARAGHGKCWHPQCFVCGTCEELLVDLIYFHQDGKIYCGRHHAERLKPRCCACDEIIFADECTEAEGRHWHMKHFCCYECETTLGGQRYIMKDGRPHCCNCFESLYAEYCDACGEHIGIDQGQMTYDGQHWHATEECFCCARCKRSLLGRPFLPKQGQIFCSRSCSAGQDPEESDSSDSAFQSARSRESRHSTKIGKKERRNAEQDRRNTEPRQSAPPSMPDRLSADMDPLSGQMDRLSLTSSQTPSRTPNRTPSRTPSRAPSLNQVWMSRDDPYIPPSYEGPQRDPSPGPTPIHLLGQCNARQGYNPNANAHPPAQSPANPGKRPDSWGKEQGNAKRTPMAALRGYSFNENWMHHSQDEFRPNKLRTQMSFNEMSSQNQGFSDKRSISLHGFQRNGRPPLTRRNPINAMSFNEPLTPLEQTPHGSMDSLTMSNATGNSLDGVSKRQEHLSRFSMPDLSKDSGVNVSEKSNMGTLSSSVQFHSTESLSSSRPYNNNNMYTPLRVGYPLQYWDGPQPLGFDGRVGVMGSSGNLRMAPMSDRMPRRSLSGQESVSQNQQPQPRRRKHHRGNNGQHRSGRHHKRSRRSRSDNALHLVADRPAQMMEPPYRRVQEDYDRFPSGHAARELFGLDPGGYRQQLHRPCPRTTSDLTLQNAGWQPVGLGGPCWGDGYMEAADPWCSSCSSSSESEEEEAYFMGEPIPRPVQLCYINNEERRHRYSPSGIGGHHGPLHGPIHGQLHTRQRRKSKNCIIS, via the exons ATGTCTCTGGAGATGGAGAAGACCATCACCAAGCTGATGTACGATTTCCAGAGGAATTCCACCTCTGATGATGACTCTGGATGTGCACTGGAGGAATATGCTTGGGTTCCCCCTGGCCTCAGTCCTGAGCAG gtgCATCAGTATTATAACTGCTTACCAGAGGAGAAGGTCCCTTATATCAACAGCCCTGGAGAGAAATACCGCATCAAGCAATTGCTTCACCAGTTGCCACCACATGACAATGAG GTACGATATTGTAATGCACTGGacgaggaggagaaacgagagCTTAAGCTGTTCAGCAACCAACGGAAGAAAGATAACCTGGGCCGAGGCAATGTCCGTCCTTTCCCCCTAACTATCAATGGGGCCGCCTGTGACAAG TGTGGGGGTCAGATAAATGGAGGGGACATTGTAGTTTTTGCAGCAAGGGCGGGTCATGGAAAATGCTGGCACCCTCAGTGCTTTGTCTGCGGCACATGTGAGGAACTATTGGTGGACCTCATATACTTCCATCAGGATGGCAAGATCTACTGTGGCCGGCACCATGCCGAGAGGCTGAAACCCCGCTGCTGTGCCTGTGATGAG ATCATCTTTGCTGATGAGTGCACTGAGGCGGAGGGCCGGCACTGGCACATGAAGCATTTCTGTTGCTACGAGTGTGAGACCACCCTTGGCGGGCAGCGCTACATCATGAAAGATGGACGACCACACTGCTGCAACTGCTTCGAGTCCCTTTATGCAGAGTACTGTGACGCATGTGGAGAACACATAG GCATTGACCAAGGTCAGATGACTTATGATGGACAGCACTGGCATGCAACTGAGGAATGTTTTTGCTGTGCCCGTTGCAAGCGCTCCCTTCTTGGACGCCCCTTCCTGCCAAAGCAGGGGCAGATTTTCTGTTCACGGTCCTGCAGTGCGGGACAG GATCCCGAGGAGTCTGACTCCTCAGACTCTGCCTTCCAAAGTGCTCGCTCACGTGAGTCCCGCCACAGCACCAAGATCGGAAAGAAGGAGCGCAGGAATGCTGAGCAGGATAGGCGAAACACCGAACCCCGCCAGTCAGCTCCTCCGTCGATGCCCGACCGTCTCTCTGCTGATATGGATCCCCTCTCTGGTCAGATGGATCGCTTAAGCCTGACTTCTAGTCAGACTCCAAGCAGGACACCTAACCGCACCCCTAGCCGCACTCCGAGTCGAGCCCCAAGCCTTAACCAGGTGTGGATGAGCCGAGATGACCCCTACATCCCTCCTTCCTATGAAGGCCCTCAGCGGGATCCCTCCCCTGGCCCTACACCCATTCATCTGCTGGGTCAGTGTAATGCTAGGCAAGGTTACAATCCCAATGCGAATGCTCATCCACCAGCCCAGAGTCCTGCCAATCCAGGAAAGAGGCCTGATTCCTGGGGAAAGGAGCAAGGGAATGCCAAGAGGACCCCTATGGCTGCCCTGAGAGGCTACTCCTTTAATGAAAACTGGATGCACCACAGCCAGGATGAGTTCAGACCCAACAAGCTGCGCACCCAGATGAGCTTCAATGAGATGTCTAGCCAGAATCAGGGTTTCTCTGACAAGAGAAGTATCAGTCTGCATGGATTCCAGAGAAATGGAAGACCCCCACTGACCAGGAGGAACCCTATCAATGCCATGAGCTTTAACGAGCCCCTCACTCCTCTAGAACAGACCCCTCATGGATCCATGGACTCCCTAACTATGTCTAATGCTACAG GTAACTCTCTAGATGGAGTCAGCAAGCGTCAGGAGCATCTGTCAAGGTTTTCCATGCCTGACCTGAGTAAGGATTCAGGTGTAAATGTGTCTGAAAAGAGCAACATGGGTACCCTCAGCTCCTCAGTCCAGTTCCACAGCACAGAATCGCTGTCCTCCTCCCGCccatacaacaacaacaacatgtacACTCCTCTGAGAGTCGGCTACCCACTGCAGTACTGGGATGGCCCACAACCGCTCGGTTTTGATGGTCGTGTCGGGGTGATGGGCAGCAGTGGGAATCTGCGGATGGCTCCCATGAGTGACAGAATGCCCCGCCGAAGCTTAAGCGGGCAGGAATCTGTGTCCCAGAACCAGCAGCCACAACCCAGACGCCGCAAACACCATCGTGGGAACAACGGCCAGCACCGCAGTGGCCGCCACCACAAACGCTCTCGCCGCTCTCGCTCTGACAACGCCTTGCACCTGGTGGCAGACCGGCCTGCTCAAATGATGGAGCCGCCATACCGTCGCGTTCAGGAGGATTATGATCGCTTCCCCTCTGGTCATGCTGCACGGGAGTTGTTCGGGCTGGACCCGGGCGGGTACAGGCAGCAGCTTCACCGGCCCTGTCCCCGCACCACTTCTGATCTTACCCTGCAGAATGCTGGCTGGCAACCTGTCGGCCTGGGCGGGCCATGCTGGGGCGATGGGTACATGGAGGCTGCTGACCCCTGGTGCTCTagctgctcctcttcctccgagTCTGAGGAAGAAGAGGCTTATTTTATGGGAGAACCAATCCCTCGGCCCGTGCAGCTGTGCTACATCAATAACGAGGAGCGACGCCATCGCTACAGTCCCTCTGGGATAGGTGGCCATCACGGACCTCTTCACGGACCGATTCATGGCCAGCTGCACACCCgccagaggaggaagagcaaaAACTGCATCATTTCGTAG